Proteins encoded in a region of the Verrucomicrobiota bacterium genome:
- a CDS encoding MBL fold metallo-hydrolase has translation MEGLVVLGSGSRGNAIYLGGARTRLLVDCGLSARQVALRLKAIGVDPASIDAVLISHEHRDHIGGLGLLKRLHHTTCYANRLTVEAMDGVLGERPERLRVFTTGEPFEIGDFRVNPFPVLHDAIDPVGFEIRLNGAKIGVTTDLGHATTLVRERLKDSCVLVVETNHDENLLRNNMRRPWPLKQRILGKTGHLSNTAAAKLLADAATGATRQIVLAHLSRECNTEALALQAVLAHLDLVGLGDVPIEVARQDEISSHISF, from the coding sequence ATGGAAGGGCTGGTCGTACTCGGGAGCGGGAGCCGCGGGAACGCAATCTACCTGGGCGGGGCGCGCACGCGGCTGCTGGTCGATTGCGGGCTGAGCGCGCGGCAGGTGGCGCTGCGGCTCAAGGCGATCGGCGTTGATCCCGCCTCGATTGATGCGGTGCTCATCAGCCATGAGCACCGCGACCACATCGGCGGTCTCGGGCTGCTCAAGCGCCTGCATCATACGACGTGCTACGCCAACCGGCTCACGGTCGAGGCGATGGACGGCGTGCTCGGCGAACGGCCCGAGCGGCTGCGCGTCTTCACGACGGGCGAGCCGTTCGAGATCGGCGACTTCCGGGTCAACCCGTTCCCCGTGCTGCACGACGCGATCGACCCGGTCGGCTTCGAGATCCGGCTCAACGGCGCCAAGATCGGCGTCACGACCGACCTGGGGCACGCGACCACACTTGTCCGGGAACGTCTCAAGGATTCCTGCGTCTTAGTGGTGGAGACGAATCACGACGAGAATCTTCTGCGCAACAACATGCGCCGCCCCTGGCCGCTCAAACAACGCATCCTGGGCAAGACCGGTCACCTTTCGAATACAGCCGCCGCGAAGCTTTTGGCCGACGCAGCCACCGGGGCGACGCGGCAGATCGTGCTGGCTCACCTGAGCCGGGAATGCAATACGGAGGCGCTCGCGCTCCAGGCCGTGCTGGCCCACCTCGATCTGGTGGGCCTCGGCGACGTACCGATCGAAGTAGCGCGCCAGGACGAGATCAGTTCTCATATTTCGTTCTGA